One Prosthecobacter sp. SYSU 5D2 genomic window carries:
- a CDS encoding FHA domain-containing protein, with protein sequence MPRLKILHPDLEATEYDIGDRKHVSIGRDTDNHIILEHEKVSRHHAEIRLNKSNWWLSDLGSTNGTFCQQKPVSRQCLQNDDSFQVADFQFTLAIAAPVPAAPPKTAVPTPHSTPAASPEVIPEKPAPPPPAAQVAPAPKGRLIWVLGTAALVIMVVTVFVRQPQPPQYSPALPAPLFPQVTLAAAAANVSSPLSAARPPPATVTAAATVAPPHPEAQPPEDILYPPRPSLEVSGPVVSPDLRQVLCFARRDAGATSLTDVYLGDKVVRTVLQVAGESALHFSEDSSAWLIQAQDVDGRQALLLPDRTHGLEGELQHWLGSRDFSTLAYITRASDEDRLYLNDRHITSYPHITSLRLCAEGRHWAYIAVKSPHSDPDAPPPGERVVTEQGPGAIYDHLSHLTLSQNGKRVACVARFRSGSQQLIVNDRPVDIRSQEGGEILQVALAPDGSRFACLIRSLDGAATLHVEGQPPLPLDLAPGSTEGAPASLPLLNRTASAQLLFSPDSRHVAVAYSAAGTATVYLDDRRLGTYPGVQTDSLLFSPDGTRLAFISQHPLHALAENSDGMQIQSYSAILRINDEALQTIPALWTRRQPLASLSLGGYTQIQFSPDSASLACLASEYDPKKGPQPKRLHVNGKCPSTDTPAIQNLSWADEHTVMLTLQPSDTVKTLARKSIRVAKQP encoded by the coding sequence ATGCCGCGTCTCAAGATCCTGCACCCAGATTTGGAGGCTACCGAATATGACATCGGAGACCGGAAGCATGTGAGCATTGGCCGGGATACAGACAACCACATCATCCTGGAACACGAAAAAGTCTCCAGGCACCATGCCGAGATCAGGCTGAACAAGTCTAACTGGTGGCTGTCTGACCTGGGCTCTACCAATGGCACTTTTTGCCAGCAAAAGCCCGTCTCCCGGCAGTGCCTCCAGAATGACGACTCCTTTCAGGTGGCCGATTTTCAGTTTACCCTGGCCATCGCCGCTCCGGTTCCGGCAGCCCCGCCAAAAACGGCTGTCCCGACCCCCCACAGCACCCCGGCGGCCTCGCCAGAAGTCATCCCCGAAAAACCAGCGCCACCACCCCCGGCGGCCCAAGTTGCGCCTGCCCCAAAAGGCAGGCTGATCTGGGTCCTTGGCACTGCGGCGCTGGTCATCATGGTTGTCACGGTTTTTGTTAGGCAGCCCCAGCCTCCGCAATACAGCCCTGCACTTCCAGCGCCCCTCTTCCCGCAGGTCACGCTGGCCGCGGCAGCTGCCAACGTTTCATCGCCGCTGTCCGCTGCCAGGCCACCGCCCGCTACCGTTACCGCAGCCGCCACGGTGGCCCCACCTCACCCAGAAGCCCAACCGCCGGAAGACATTCTTTACCCGCCCAGGCCTTCCCTGGAAGTGAGCGGTCCCGTGGTCAGCCCAGACCTCCGCCAGGTGCTCTGTTTTGCCCGCCGCGATGCGGGAGCGACGAGTCTTACGGACGTCTATCTCGGGGACAAGGTCGTCCGCACCGTCCTCCAGGTGGCTGGGGAAAGTGCGCTCCATTTCTCCGAAGACAGCTCTGCCTGGCTCATCCAGGCCCAGGACGTCGATGGCCGCCAGGCCCTCCTGCTGCCGGACCGCACCCATGGCCTGGAAGGGGAATTGCAGCATTGGCTTGGCAGCCGCGATTTCAGCACTCTTGCCTACATCACCCGGGCCTCCGATGAAGACCGTCTTTATCTCAACGACCGGCACATCACCAGCTATCCCCACATCACCAGCCTGCGGCTCTGCGCCGAAGGCCGGCACTGGGCTTACATCGCCGTCAAATCGCCTCACTCTGATCCTGACGCTCCGCCGCCCGGAGAACGTGTGGTAACCGAGCAGGGACCCGGCGCTATTTACGATCACCTCAGCCACCTGACCCTAAGCCAAAACGGCAAGCGTGTGGCCTGTGTGGCCCGCTTCCGCTCAGGCAGCCAGCAACTCATTGTGAATGACCGCCCGGTGGACATCCGCAGCCAGGAGGGCGGGGAGATCTTGCAGGTCGCCCTGGCTCCAGACGGCAGCCGCTTCGCCTGTCTTATCCGGTCTCTGGACGGTGCAGCCACCCTGCATGTGGAAGGCCAGCCCCCGCTGCCCCTGGACCTCGCGCCGGGTTCAACCGAAGGCGCCCCAGCCTCCCTTCCCCTGCTGAACCGTACGGCCTCCGCCCAGCTCCTTTTCAGCCCGGACAGCCGTCATGTGGCCGTCGCTTATTCAGCGGCAGGCACAGCCACTGTCTATCTGGATGACCGCCGTCTCGGCACCTACCCAGGTGTGCAGACAGATTCGCTGCTCTTCAGTCCGGACGGCACCCGGCTCGCGTTCATCTCCCAACATCCCCTTCATGCTCTGGCAGAGAATTCCGATGGCATGCAGATCCAGAGTTATTCCGCCATTCTACGGATCAACGATGAGGCCCTGCAAACCATTCCCGCCCTCTGGACCCGCCGCCAGCCTCTGGCCAGCTTATCCCTCGGCGGCTATACCCAAATCCAATTCTCCCCGGATTCCGCTTCTCTGGCCTGCCTCGCCAGTGAGTATGACCCCAAAAAAGGCCCGCAGCCCAAGCGCCTGCATGTCAATGGCAAATGCCCCTCCACCGACACCCCCGCCATCCAAAACCTGTCCTGGGCCGATGAGCATACCGTCATGCTGACTCTCCAGCCGTCTGATACCGTCAAGACACTGGCAAGGAAAAGCATTCGGGTCGCCAAGCAGCCCTGA
- the tpiA gene encoding triose-phosphate isomerase has protein sequence MTHVRKPIIAANWKMHMTPQETDDFLRAFSRLVPEKCPVQIVIAPPSVSLARAQEVLKNAQEDCVELAAQNMSQHPAGAYTGEISARMILECGCKHVILGHSERRSLYGETNAVVNAKLLAALEARLHPILCIGETLEERDGGLIEKVLESQLRESLAEVGARRVLDCVIAYEPVWAIGTGRTASPQQAQEAHAFTRSVLTDMFGEDTAQKLRIQYGGSVKPNNMGELISQKDVDGALVGGASLESGSFWEICRASIDWINAQQA, from the coding sequence ATGACACACGTTCGCAAGCCTATCATCGCCGCCAACTGGAAGATGCACATGACGCCCCAGGAGACGGATGACTTTCTCCGTGCCTTCTCCCGCCTGGTGCCGGAAAAATGCCCGGTGCAGATCGTCATCGCGCCGCCTTCCGTCAGCCTTGCCCGTGCCCAGGAAGTGCTGAAAAATGCACAGGAAGACTGCGTGGAACTGGCCGCCCAAAACATGAGCCAGCACCCTGCCGGAGCCTATACGGGCGAGATCAGCGCGCGGATGATTCTGGAGTGCGGCTGCAAGCACGTCATCCTGGGCCATAGCGAGCGCCGCAGCCTTTATGGCGAGACGAACGCAGTCGTGAACGCCAAGCTGCTGGCGGCATTGGAAGCCCGCTTGCACCCCATTCTTTGCATTGGTGAAACTCTAGAAGAGCGGGATGGCGGCCTCATCGAAAAGGTGCTGGAAAGCCAGCTTCGCGAGTCATTGGCCGAAGTGGGCGCCCGCCGTGTGCTGGACTGCGTGATTGCTTATGAGCCCGTCTGGGCCATCGGCACCGGCCGCACGGCCAGCCCGCAGCAGGCCCAGGAAGCGCATGCCTTTACCCGCAGTGTGCTCACGGACATGTTTGGTGAAGACACCGCGCAGAAGCTGCGCATCCAGTATGGCGGCAGCGTGAAGCCTAACAACATGGGCGAACTGATCAGCCAGAAGGATGTGGACGGTGCTCTGGTGGGCGGTGCCAGCCTGGAAAGCGGCAGCTTCTGGGAAATTTGCCGGGCTTCGATCGACTGGATCAACGCCCAGCAGGCGTAG
- a CDS encoding phosphoglycerate kinase has product MPKKTIRDIELSNKRVLVRVDFNVPLDEKDGAMVITDATRIQETLPTLKYLIEKGAKVILCSHLGRPKGQRDPKQSLAPVAPALSELLGCPVEFSEETTGEAAKAKALALPAGGVLLLENTRFHAGEEKNDAELAKGLADLAEIFVNDAFGSAHRAHSSTAGVADHLPAVSGLLMEKELTYLHDELENPERPFVVILGGAKVSDKIGVINRLLEKADTIIIGGGMAYTFRKLVQGITIGKSLYKAEWEPIAQAAIDKAKERGVKLLIPVDALITDAFDFDAKKLGNTKYTGVNEDIPDGWEGVDIGPESVKLFSEEIAKAKTVIWNGPMGVFEIKESAKGSFDVAAAIAENSAAKTIIGGGDSVKAVKKAKLDDKMTFISTGGGASLELLEGKVLPGVACLQEK; this is encoded by the coding sequence TGCCCAAAAAGACCATCCGCGACATCGAACTGAGCAACAAACGCGTCCTCGTCCGTGTGGACTTCAACGTGCCCCTCGACGAGAAAGACGGTGCGATGGTGATCACGGACGCGACGCGCATCCAGGAGACGCTGCCGACGCTGAAGTACCTCATTGAAAAAGGCGCGAAGGTGATCCTCTGCAGCCATCTGGGCCGCCCGAAGGGACAGCGCGATCCGAAGCAGTCCCTGGCCCCGGTCGCCCCGGCGCTGAGCGAGCTGCTGGGCTGCCCGGTGGAGTTTTCTGAAGAAACCACGGGTGAAGCGGCGAAGGCGAAGGCCCTGGCGCTGCCTGCCGGCGGCGTGCTGCTGCTGGAAAACACCCGCTTCCATGCCGGTGAAGAGAAAAACGACGCGGAACTGGCCAAGGGGCTGGCGGACCTGGCCGAGATTTTTGTGAATGATGCCTTTGGCTCGGCCCACCGGGCGCACAGCTCCACAGCGGGTGTTGCGGATCATCTGCCAGCGGTTTCCGGTCTGCTGATGGAGAAGGAGCTGACTTACCTGCACGACGAACTGGAGAACCCGGAGCGTCCGTTTGTGGTGATCCTGGGTGGTGCAAAGGTCAGCGACAAGATCGGTGTCATCAACCGTCTGCTGGAAAAGGCGGACACAATCATCATCGGCGGCGGCATGGCCTATACTTTCCGCAAGCTGGTGCAGGGCATCACGATTGGCAAAAGCCTGTATAAGGCCGAGTGGGAGCCCATCGCCCAGGCGGCGATTGACAAGGCCAAGGAGCGCGGTGTGAAGCTGCTGATTCCCGTGGATGCGCTGATCACAGATGCGTTTGATTTTGATGCCAAGAAGCTGGGCAATACGAAGTACACGGGCGTGAATGAAGACATCCCGGACGGCTGGGAAGGTGTGGACATCGGGCCGGAATCCGTGAAGCTTTTTTCTGAAGAAATCGCCAAGGCGAAGACCGTGATCTGGAACGGCCCGATGGGCGTTTTTGAGATCAAGGAATCGGCCAAAGGCTCCTTTGATGTGGCTGCGGCCATCGCTGAGAACTCCGCTGCGAAGACCATCATCGGCGGTGGCGACAGCGTGAAGGCGGTCAAAAAAGCCAAGCTGGATGACAAGATGACTTTCATTTCGACAGGTGGCGGTGCCTCTCTGGAACTCCTTGAGGGTAAAGTCCTTCCGGGGGTGGCCTGCCTGCAGGAGAAATGA